From the Desulfovulcanus ferrireducens genome, one window contains:
- a CDS encoding TIGR02186 family protein, whose protein sequence is MKDIKIIKYILLFMFVTIFLSQSSVFAFHFSPEVIKVGVTYKGAKLYVSGEVEDDRDVVVQVVGSGEIAHFKQKGKVGGILWMTVGHVTFENAPSVYFTYLPEKISKWADENNQSWKSLGLGFDALFHKIEILPASKDKKLLFDNFLKLKSQDNLYQLVKKGVSYKALQEGKKKFMASINIPAKMPLGTYELRVIKVKGEHIQSIEKEHFKLEEVGFPLFLSKLAFEHSLLYGIMAVVVAIFAGLFMGVLFKDRGGAH, encoded by the coding sequence ATGAAAGATATAAAGATTATAAAATATATTTTGTTGTTTATGTTTGTAACAATATTTTTAAGTCAATCTTCAGTGTTTGCTTTTCATTTTAGCCCTGAAGTAATTAAGGTTGGAGTAACATACAAGGGCGCCAAACTGTATGTTTCAGGAGAAGTTGAAGATGACCGGGATGTTGTGGTGCAGGTTGTGGGGAGTGGGGAGATTGCTCACTTTAAACAAAAAGGCAAAGTCGGCGGCATATTGTGGATGACCGTTGGCCATGTGACTTTTGAAAATGCTCCCTCTGTGTACTTTACTTATCTACCTGAAAAGATAAGCAAATGGGCTGATGAAAATAATCAATCCTGGAAGTCTCTTGGCCTGGGCTTTGACGCTTTGTTCCATAAAATTGAAATTTTGCCCGCTTCTAAGGACAAGAAATTATTGTTTGATAATTTCTTAAAGTTAAAATCTCAGGACAATCTCTATCAATTGGTAAAAAAGGGTGTTTCTTATAAGGCATTGCAGGAGGGTAAAAAGAAATTTATGGCTTCAATTAACATTCCTGCTAAAATGCCTCTGGGTACGTATGAATTGCGGGTTATTAAAGTAAAAGGGGAGCATATCCAGTCTATAGAGAAGGAGCATTTTAAGCTAGAGGAGGTCGGTTTTCCCTTATTCCTGAGTAAGCTGGCGTTTGAGCATAGTTTGCTTTATGGAATTATGGCAGTTGTTGTAGCTATTTTTGCTGGTTTATTTATGGGCGTTCTTTTTAAAGATAGGGGTGGAGCCCATTAA
- a CDS encoding PEP/pyruvate-binding domain-containing protein translates to MSDLGEKLSGEYVFDRHYIEDSVSQLTDSIYKMIYHLDCMAPKKYLQLFSIYNRIRSEIDMELKGKVCVPDGDLIVPYAKIDDTLEDLVGGKNASLCIVGNVLGFNIPPGFAVTTRAFELILREGILTDKIQDYLAQWQQDKISTEEVSAKLQNIILDAKLPDELAKEILKGIAELKKEVSKQNLTFAVRSSALGEDSEHSFAGQYSSFLNVPEAKVLDAYKRVVASTYSRRAMEYRREKGILESEIAMAVGCQVIVPARVSGVVYTLDAFNLEKERLVISALPGMGEKLVAGQREADRYFVSRTPPYSILGMDIVHKKDMLIAAGKQEEGLSQVKVDEETADRPCLTSNQVLELAKAALQLEKYFKHPQDIEFAFDDQNRLVILQSRPLNLQQSKPRLFCDLTKLAKKFPVIFEQKGEIVQEGVAMGKVCLIKDDKDLENVSEGAILVAHFSSPNLARAIKQVNGIITDIGSPFGHMATIAREFRVPMIVNTKIATKILHQGQEITLDATENVVYAGFMKELCFYNFTETKFGETYEYRLLRRILKKISPLNLVDPDSKNFSPSFCKSFHDLIRYIHEQAVRELIDQNYFTHFFVRKRAVKVNLTIPLGLVVIDISNKSDFNLQKIEPEELVSLPLRKFLKGVSAPGIWAREPVPVDFKSFVSSMTKTFSSDVADPRFVGQNLAVISPEYANISLRLGYHFTMIDTFATSNARDNYIYFRFFGGVTDDTRKTRRARLIGKLLAESDFFVSIKGDLVIGRLKGLSKEEILEKMFVLGVLVAYTRQLDVQMGDERKVDYFLSEFHNILMSLN, encoded by the coding sequence ATGTCTGATTTAGGTGAAAAATTGAGCGGGGAATATGTTTTTGATCGTCACTATATAGAAGATAGCGTTTCGCAATTGACAGATAGTATTTATAAAATGATATATCATCTTGATTGTATGGCGCCTAAAAAGTATCTTCAGCTCTTTAGTATTTATAATAGAATAAGATCTGAAATAGATATGGAGTTAAAAGGAAAGGTGTGTGTTCCTGATGGTGATCTTATTGTGCCTTATGCAAAGATAGATGATACATTGGAAGATTTAGTAGGAGGAAAAAATGCATCTCTCTGCATTGTTGGGAATGTTCTGGGATTTAATATCCCTCCTGGCTTTGCTGTTACAACCAGAGCGTTTGAATTGATATTGAGGGAGGGTATTCTTACCGATAAAATACAGGATTATCTTGCTCAATGGCAGCAAGATAAAATTTCTACTGAAGAAGTATCAGCGAAATTGCAGAACATAATTTTAGATGCAAAGTTGCCGGATGAACTTGCAAAGGAAATTCTAAAAGGCATTGCAGAATTAAAAAAAGAGGTGAGCAAGCAAAATTTGACATTTGCCGTGCGTAGCAGCGCCCTGGGAGAAGACAGCGAACATAGTTTTGCGGGACAATACTCCAGTTTCCTTAATGTGCCGGAAGCAAAGGTCTTGGATGCCTATAAACGGGTAGTGGCCAGTACTTATTCCAGAAGAGCGATGGAGTATAGAAGGGAAAAGGGGATTTTAGAGTCTGAAATTGCTATGGCTGTTGGTTGTCAGGTTATTGTTCCTGCCAGAGTGAGCGGAGTGGTTTATACCCTGGATGCGTTTAATTTAGAAAAGGAGAGGCTGGTGATTTCGGCCTTGCCGGGGATGGGAGAAAAGTTGGTTGCCGGGCAAAGAGAGGCGGATCGATATTTTGTCTCCAGAACGCCGCCTTATTCTATTTTAGGTATGGATATAGTTCATAAAAAAGACATGTTGATTGCAGCCGGAAAGCAGGAAGAAGGGCTAAGTCAAGTTAAGGTCGATGAAGAGACTGCGGATCGCCCCTGCCTTACGTCGAACCAGGTATTGGAACTTGCAAAAGCAGCACTGCAACTAGAAAAATATTTTAAACATCCACAGGATATAGAGTTCGCCTTTGATGATCAGAACAGATTGGTTATTTTGCAGAGCAGGCCATTAAATTTGCAGCAGAGCAAACCAAGATTATTCTGTGATCTGACAAAATTGGCTAAAAAATTTCCGGTTATTTTTGAGCAGAAGGGGGAGATTGTCCAGGAAGGAGTGGCGATGGGCAAAGTTTGTCTCATTAAGGATGACAAAGACCTTGAGAATGTTTCTGAAGGAGCAATTTTGGTCGCGCATTTTTCCTCCCCTAATCTTGCCAGGGCCATTAAACAGGTAAATGGGATTATTACGGATATAGGATCACCATTTGGACATATGGCTACTATAGCAAGAGAATTTAGAGTACCGATGATTGTTAATACTAAAATCGCTACAAAAATTTTACATCAGGGTCAGGAGATAACTTTGGATGCTACGGAGAATGTTGTTTACGCTGGTTTTATGAAAGAACTTTGTTTTTATAATTTTACAGAGACAAAATTTGGAGAAACTTATGAATACAGGTTGTTGCGCAGGATTTTAAAAAAGATATCTCCATTAAATTTAGTGGATCCTGATAGCAAAAATTTTTCACCGTCTTTTTGTAAGTCTTTTCATGATTTAATCCGTTATATTCATGAACAGGCAGTAAGAGAATTAATAGACCAAAATTATTTTACACATTTTTTTGTACGCAAGCGGGCTGTTAAGGTTAACTTAACTATTCCGCTTGGTCTTGTTGTAATTGATATTTCCAATAAGTCTGATTTTAATCTGCAAAAAATAGAGCCGGAGGAATTGGTTTCGTTGCCTTTGAGAAAGTTTCTCAAAGGAGTAAGTGCTCCTGGCATTTGGGCCAGGGAGCCAGTGCCTGTAGATTTTAAAAGTTTTGTTTCCAGCATGACTAAAACATTTTCTTCTGATGTTGCGGACCCCAGGTTTGTCGGTCAGAATCTGGCAGTAATTTCTCCTGAATATGCCAATATTAGTTTACGGCTAGGTTATCATTTTACCATGATCGATACTTTTGCAACTTCTAATGCGAGGGATAATTATATTTATTTCAGATTTTTTGGTGGAGTTACAGACGATACACGCAAAACCAGGCGGGCCAGGTTGATTGGCAAGTTACTGGCAGAGAGCGATTTTTTTGTAAGCATTAAGGGAGACTTAGTCATAGGGAGATTAAAGGGTTTGTCAAAGGAAGAAATTCTGGAAAAGATGTTTGTTCTTGGCGTATTGGTAGCATACACAAGGCAGCTTGATGTGCAGATGGGCGACGAACGAAAAGTAGATTATTTTTTAAGCGAGTTTCATAATATTTTGATGAGTTTGAATTAG
- a CDS encoding response regulator gives MCKKRFNILIVDDEPIVSKRLKPSLERKGYEVETFVRAVDALDRFKNCPFDIVITDLKMEEELDGMKFLTEVKSLRPATEVIVITGFATMETAKESFKKGVLDFLAKPFKLKEIHNAVAKAVDKIKSRVE, from the coding sequence ATGTGCAAGAAAAGGTTCAATATTTTAATTGTGGATGATGAACCAATAGTAAGTAAACGACTGAAGCCGTCTCTGGAGAGGAAAGGGTATGAAGTAGAGACCTTTGTCAGAGCGGTAGATGCATTGGATAGATTTAAGAATTGTCCATTCGATATTGTTATTACAGATTTAAAAATGGAGGAAGAGCTGGACGGAATGAAATTTTTGACTGAGGTCAAATCGTTAAGACCAGCAACCGAGGTTATTGTAATTACCGGCTTTGCTACAATGGAGACGGCGAAAGAATCATTTAAAAAAGGTGTGTTAGATTTTTTGGCCAAGCCTTTTAAATTAAAGGAGATACATAACGCGGTAGCCAAGGCGGTGGATAAGATTAAATCGAGAGTAGAGTAA
- a CDS encoding universal stress protein, translating to MRIMLAVDDNPYSLDLVNEVSKIIFNTWADITIVGIDASSNAKSGQPDDLIRLLLEYRDTLLSSYKQDDECPYSRSSIEKIVEKRKGVYEGYVEGGLKECKIVARQGTVYKEILKQANEDETDLIILGCNKKSGCQWDKHDVPLKVVNNALCSVLVVKENKAPDNIVCCLDHDKITQDSLELINQMATVYNAELKVVGISDGDVLKSKVEKTMQQLFEYYTHRNITSWLEVVDRSILFAFINQAAQKDLVALWVGANSFLNRIFPHERVSHLLKNSYSSLLFLR from the coding sequence ATGAGAATAATGCTTGCTGTAGATGATAACCCATATAGTTTGGATCTTGTTAATGAAGTAAGCAAAATTATTTTCAATACATGGGCTGATATTACTATTGTAGGCATTGATGCCTCCAGTAATGCTAAATCAGGTCAACCTGATGATTTGATAAGATTATTGTTAGAGTATAGGGATACATTGTTGTCCTCATATAAGCAAGATGATGAATGCCCCTATTCACGTAGTAGTATAGAAAAAATTGTCGAAAAGAGGAAAGGAGTTTATGAAGGATATGTGGAAGGAGGGCTAAAAGAATGTAAAATTGTTGCTCGACAGGGTACTGTTTATAAGGAAATTTTAAAACAAGCAAATGAAGACGAAACTGATTTGATAATACTTGGCTGCAATAAGAAAAGTGGTTGCCAATGGGATAAACATGACGTTCCTCTTAAGGTGGTTAACAATGCTTTATGTTCTGTGTTAGTTGTTAAAGAAAATAAAGCGCCCGATAATATTGTTTGTTGTCTCGATCATGATAAGATTACTCAGGATTCATTGGAATTGATTAATCAGATGGCAACAGTATATAATGCTGAATTAAAAGTGGTTGGAATATCAGACGGCGATGTGCTTAAGTCAAAAGTTGAAAAAACTATGCAGCAACTTTTTGAATATTATACTCATCGTAATATTACTTCCTGGTTGGAAGTAGTGGACAGATCAATACTTTTTGCTTTTATTAACCAGGCAGCTCAAAAGGATCTGGTTGCTTTATGGGTTGGGGCAAATTCTTTTTTAAACCGTATTTTTCCACATGAGCGTGTTAGTCATTTGTTAAAGAATTCGTATTCGTCATTACTCTTTTTGAGATGA
- a CDS encoding HAMP domain-containing sensor histidine kinase: MESLRNKIIIFTVLAVIFLSLHLVSYIHNINIFKRELNTLEVAHDFMEDVLELRRYEKNFVYRIDSKDIQEVLDYLKKIKDKINLIASNLELADDEKVKAFHRDITQYERLINLARERKEFRFNEIRRYGKNMVMIAQNFLDVSKSYINRRLNKILIIPTLVVFLFGLILIVLLIVLTFIILKQMAFIQRATKKIAQGNFSYIPVRNHSFALIVEAFNRMIKELELRQEQLLKERKLAAVGTLTSGIAHELNNPLNNISLIVESLLEEFDELNKEECIEMLNEVLGEVDRASSVVKNLLEFSRRKKSQAFELIDLADIIDVTIRLVQNQLTLSNIKLKKHIPENIPKINGNSDSLKQVFVNLFLNAIQAMPEGGSLTVVVSPDAKGFVSVQVADTGVGIPQDVMERIFDPFYTTKPVGIGTGLGLSIVYGIVKKHGGYIEVQSEQGKGTTFTVFLPAADLSPESD; encoded by the coding sequence ATGGAATCATTAAGAAATAAGATTATTATTTTTACTGTTTTGGCAGTTATATTTTTGTCATTACATTTAGTTAGCTATATCCATAATATTAATATTTTTAAAAGAGAGTTAAACACTCTTGAAGTCGCCCATGATTTTATGGAAGACGTTTTGGAGTTACGTAGATATGAAAAAAATTTTGTTTATAGAATTGACTCTAAGGATATACAGGAAGTTTTAGATTATTTAAAAAAGATTAAGGACAAAATCAATCTAATTGCGTCTAATCTGGAACTGGCTGATGACGAAAAAGTCAAAGCTTTTCATAGGGATATAACTCAGTATGAGCGTTTGATCAATTTGGCCAGAGAGCGCAAAGAGTTTCGATTTAATGAAATAAGGCGTTATGGTAAAAATATGGTGATGATTGCTCAAAATTTTTTAGATGTCAGCAAAAGCTATATCAACCGCAGATTGAATAAAATTTTAATTATCCCTACACTCGTTGTATTTTTGTTTGGTTTGATTTTAATCGTCCTTTTGATTGTTTTAACTTTTATTATTTTAAAGCAAATGGCGTTTATACAGAGGGCAACTAAAAAAATTGCTCAAGGAAATTTTTCTTATATTCCTGTTAGAAATCACTCTTTTGCTTTAATTGTTGAGGCATTTAACCGTATGATAAAAGAGTTGGAGTTAAGGCAAGAGCAATTACTTAAAGAAAGAAAATTGGCAGCTGTTGGGACTCTAACTTCTGGAATTGCGCATGAATTGAATAATCCATTGAATAATATTTCTTTGATAGTTGAATCGCTTCTTGAAGAGTTCGATGAGCTAAATAAAGAAGAATGTATAGAAATGCTTAACGAGGTGTTGGGAGAAGTGGATCGGGCTAGTTCTGTAGTGAAAAATTTACTTGAGTTTTCACGAAGAAAAAAATCGCAAGCATTTGAATTAATAGATTTGGCTGACATAATTGATGTTACTATCAGGCTTGTACAGAATCAATTGACGCTTTCAAATATTAAGCTTAAAAAGCATATACCTGAAAACATACCTAAAATTAATGGAAATTCGGATAGCTTGAAGCAGGTTTTTGTTAATTTATTTCTTAATGCTATCCAGGCTATGCCTGAAGGTGGCTCTTTAACTGTAGTTGTTTCTCCCGATGCCAAGGGCTTTGTTAGTGTCCAAGTCGCAGACACAGGAGTGGGGATCCCGCAGGATGTGATGGAACGTATTTTTGACCCTTTTTATACGACAAAGCCTGTTGGCATCGGGACTGGACTGGGGTTGTCTATCGTGTATGGAATTGTAAAAAAGCATGGCGGCTACATAGAAGTTCAGAGCGAACAAGGCAAGGGCACAACTTTCACGGTTTTTTTGCCAGCCGCAGACTTGTCGCCAGAGTCTGATTAA